The following proteins are co-located in the Mycosarcoma maydis chromosome 11, whole genome shotgun sequence genome:
- a CDS encoding putative Rho family guanine nucleotide exchange factor yields the protein MPAGAAPSVPLDKRTTAYENIFGRPSAKPKGPQPQAFAQPSNPATGPFRAPPNSYAVHQRWNGAPPNVYAAAPFTPNVYIDPNLAISNNPTYYPSAYTPAPSDAYDPHAADRRISTAPSLAGSDPRSSMSSYSHYNGLAAGAAVAASAASAADAYRVPSTSATPASAYATHYLDQHHSGASSHTTNAASASNVDQHPASTPPGNSASSFGATTSISSMTSNKLPASTSRSPAATTPATSIYNGIHPGSALDDDDDDDDALPTGVFTLLTDCYSPTCSRDRLCYSIACPRRLEQQARLNMKPQPVLQRSVSRESLNDTKERGALWAESVSKEVFDSINDTERKRQEAINEVIYTERDFVADMEYLRDQWVKPLRTSDVIPEDHRDDFVTQVFWNLLEIHAVNAKLAELLTKRQKQADIVDRIGDILLEMVPHFQPFVNYGAHQLYGKYEFEKEKSSNAAFAKFVDETERLPQSRKLELNGYLTKPTTRLARYPLLLEQVVKYTPEDHPDKQTIPKVIKIVREFLTKVNVETGKSENRFTLAQLDQQLVFKQGEAVDLRLRDEQRELVFKGPLKKRGGTQSESAELQVFLFDHALLMVKPKTVNKHDLYKVYRKPIPLELLIVTVYDEVPTGKGSSTRPKSIMSRTSTGTRYSATPGTAPKQDAKTGYALTFTYLGKKGYSMTLWASTFVSRKKWFENIESRQDILRQRSNIFDTITLSENFFLGPNRVNCSVPFDFGRRIIYGTDDGVYLSDLREKARPPTKVLPLPGVTQVDVLEEYQILIVLAEKSVHTFTLDALDPSDPMGSLKRGRRISSHTSFFRAGICLGRTLVCVVKSSSLSSTIKTLEPIEQNVRGKKQPTFKKLLQGGQDTLRVFKEFYIPTESSSIHFLKTKLCVGCTKGFEIVDLETLDTQGLLDPADASLDFVHRKENVKPIAIYRISGVFLLCYDEFAFYVNKNGWRAKGNWIIHWEGNPTSFAYHHPYVLAFEPSFVEVRHVETGALHQVITGVNLRCLFADVPPPTPSVQQQNAQAAAVMRVNPFNAAMAGPYARPMPPLQNGMGPPIAPFAAARPGFVPPHAANGTMVPGAPGVAGYGAGVRPVAPPMRPGAPPFPGAPMVHPAAAAAGGAFPPGARPPMPYAFQQASAPRPPPVQRNPVWESVAASRNQIVFIGDTTVFCVRLHTDKDSSSGTISPSSSAKG from the exons ATGCCGGCAGgagcagcaccaagcgTGCCTCTCGACAAGAGGACCACCGCATACGAGAACATCTTTGGTCGTCCCTCGGCAAAGCCAAAAGGCCCACAACCTCAAGCTTTTGCCCAACCATCCAACCCCGCCACCGGCCCCTTCCGTGCCCCGCCAAACTCGTATGCCGTCCACCAGCGATGGAACGGCGCTCCTCCCAACGTCtacgctgctgcgcccTTCACTCCTAACGTCTACATCGATCCCAACTTGGCCATCTCGAACAATCCCACATACTATCCTTCCGCCTATACACCAGCTCCCTCCGACGCTTACGATCCACACGCCGCCGATCGAAGGATCAGCACTGCGCCGTCGCTCGCCGGCTCAGACCCTAGATCCTCCATGTCCAGCTACTCGCACTACAACGGCCTCGCAGCCGGTGCAGCCGTTGCAGCCAGCGCAGCCAGCGCAGCCGACGCCTACCGAGTCCCTTCCACCTCCGCCACCCCCGCCAGCGCCTACGCCACACACTACCTTGATCAACACCACTCTGGCGCCTCCAGCCATACCACCAACGCTGCCAGTGCTTCCAACGTAGATCAGCATCCCGCGTCAACTCCGCCG GGCAACTCGGCCTCCAGCTTTGGTgccaccacctcgatctcCTCCATGACCTCGAACAAACTGCCTGCATCAACCTCGCGCTCGCCCGCCGCCACCACTCCCGCCACCTCGATCTACAACGGCATCCACCCCGGATccgcgctcgacgacgatgacgacgacgacgatgcgctgcCCACCGGTGTCTTTACGCTTCTGACCGACTGCTACTCACCCACCTGCTCGCGCGACCGTCTGTGCTACAGCATTGCCTGTCCGCGAcgcctcgagcagcaggcgcgACTCAACATGAAGCCACAACCTGTACTCCAACGTAGCGTCAGCAGAGAGTCGCTCAACGACACCAAGGAGCGAGGCGCGCTGTGGGCCGAATCCGTCTCGAAAGAAGTCTTTGACAGCATCAATGACACCGAAAGAAAACGCCAAGAAGCCATCAACGAGGTCATTTACACCGAACGCGACTTTGTCGCCGACATGGAATACCTCCGCGACCAGTGGGTCAAGCCGTTGCGCACCTCGGACGTCATCCCCGAAGACCATCGCGACGACTTTGTCACCCAGGTCTTCTGGAACCTGCTCGAGATCCACGCCGTCaatgccaagctcgccgagctgctcaccaAGCGCCAAAAGCAGGCCGACATCGTCGACCGCATCGGTGACAttctgctcgagatggtgccGCACTTCCAGCCCTTTGTCAATTACGGCGCCCACCAACTCTACGGCAAGTACGAATTCGAAAAGGAAAAGTCATCCAACGCCGCCTTTGCCAAGTTTGTCGACGAGACCGAACGTCTGCCACAGTcacgcaagctcgagctgaacGGCTACCTCACCAAGCCCACCACTCGACTCGCACGATACcccttgctgctcgaacaGGTTGTCAAGTATACCCCGGAGGATCACCCGGACAAGCAGACCATCCCCAAGGTCATCAAGATCGTCCGAGAGTTCCTCACAAAGGTCAACGTCGAGACCGGAAAGAGCGAGAACCGCTTCACGCTCGCCCAACTCGACCAGCAACTCGTCTTCAAGCAGGGCGAGGCGGTCGATCTGCGCCTTCGAGACGAACAGAGAGAGCTCGTCTTCAAGGGTCCGCTCAAGAAGCGAGGCGGTACGCAGAGCGAAAGCGCCGAGCTACAGGTCTTCTTGTTCGACCACGCCCTGCTCATGGTCAAGCCCAAGACGGTCAACAAACACGACCTCTACAAGGTCTATCGCAAGCCCATCCCTCTTGAGCTGCTTATCGTCACCGTCTACGACGAGGTCCCCACAGGCAAGGGCTCCTCGACGCGCCCCAAATCCATCATGTCGCGCACTTCGACCGGCACACGCTACAGCGCCACCCCAGGCACAGCGCCCAAACAGGACGCCAAGACCGGCTACGCTCTCACCTTTACCTACCTCGGCAAGAAAGGCTACTCGATGACGCTCTGGGCCAGCACCTTTGTCAGCCGCAAAAAGTGGTTCGAGAACATCGAGTCGAGACAAGACATTCTGCGACAGCGCAGCAACATCTTTGACACGATCACACTCTCGGAAAACTTTTTCCTGGGTCCCAACCGAGTCAACTGCTCGGTGCCCTTCGACTTTGGCCGCAGGATCATCTACGGCACCGACGATGGCGTCTACCTCTCCGACCTACGTGAAAAGGCGCGCCCGCCCACCAAGGTGCTCCCCTTGCCTGGTGTCACACAGGTCGATGTGCTCGAGGAGTACCAGATCCTCATCGTACTTGCCGAAAAGTCGGTACACACCTTCACCCTTGACGCCTTGGACCCATCGGACCCAATGGGCTCGCTCAAGCGTGGCCGCCGCATCTCGTCGCACACGTCGTTCTTCCGTGCCGGCATCTGCTTGGGTCGAACGCTGGTTTGCGtcgtcaagtcgagctcttTGTCTTCGACcatcaagacgctcgagccaaTCGAGCAGAACGTGCgcggcaagaagcagcCCACCTTTAAGAAACTGCTGCAGGGCGGACAGGACACGCTGCGCGTCTTCAAGGAGTTTTACATTCCCaccgagtcgagctcgatccacTTTCTCAAGACCAAGCTTTGCGTCGGCTGCACCAAAGgcttcgagatcgtcgacctcgagacgctcgacaCGCAGGGCTTGCTCGATCCGGCCGacgcctcgctcgactttgtccACCGCAAGGAGAACGTCAAGCCGATCGCCATCTACCGCATCTCGGGCGTATTCCTGCTGTGTTACGACGAGTTTGCCTTTTACGTCAACAAAAATGGGTGGCGCGCCAAGGGCAACTGGATCATTCACTGGGAGGGCAATCCGACGTCGTTTGCTTACCATCATCCGTACGTGCTGGCCTTCGAGCCGAGCTTTGTCGAGGTGCGACACGTCGAGACGGGAGCGCTCCACCAGGTTATTACCGGTGTCAATCTGCGGTGCCTGTTTGCCGATGTGCCACCGCCCACACCGagcgtgcagcagcagaacgCAcaagcggcggcggtgatGCGAGTCAATCCCTTCAACGCAGCCATGGCCGGGCCATACGCACGACCCATGCCGCCTCTGCAGAACGGAATGGGTCCACCCATAGCACCGTTCGCCGCTGCACGACCGGGCTTTGTGCCTCCGCACGCTGCCAACGGCACCATGGTGCCTGGAGCGCCTGGTGTGGCCGGCTACGGCGCCGGCGTCCGACCGGTAGCGCCGCCGATGCGACCAGGAGCACCGCCCTTTCCTGGAGCGCCTATGGTTCATCCGgccgccgcagcagctggagGCGCCTTCCCGCCCGGCGCACGTCCGCCTATGCCGTATGCCTTCCAGCAAGCATCGGCACCAAGACCGCCACCGGTGCAACGCAATCCTGTGTGGGAGTCGGTCGCTGCCAGCCGCAATCAAATCGTGTTTATTGGCGACACGACCGTGTTCTGTGTGCGGCTGCACACCGACAAGGactcgagcagcggcaCTATCTCGCCGTCGAGTTCGGCCAAGGGTTGA
- a CDS encoding putative ubiquinol-cytochrome c reductase complex protein: MRASQASFSGMPTGKKYMGWWGDMGGPTQRGIVQYSVSPFQQNAMKGALHSYIFYGFKRIMQQAPYFVLPFGFGYGLIAWAKGKNAYYNSKAGHLEHGHDE; the protein is encoded by the exons ATGCGTGCTTCTCAGGCTTCATTCTCGGGCATGCCTACGGGCAAGAAATAC ATGGGCTGGTGGGGCGACATGGGCGGGCCAACCCAACGAGGCATCGTCCAGTATTCGGTATCGCCGTTCCAGCAGAATGCGATGAAGGGTGCGCTGCACTCGTACATCTTCTATGGCTTCAAGCGCATCATGCAGCAGGCGCCCTACTTTGTGCTCCCCTTCGGCTTCGGTTATGGCCTCATCGCGTGGGCTAAGGGCAAGAACGCTTACTACAACTCGAAAGCTGGTCACCTCGAGCACGGTCACGACGAGTAA
- a CDS encoding uncharacterized protein (related to Lactaldehyde reductase), with the protein MATSPVAGVYHNTLLQAVYFGPGSLATSLAAAIEALNLKNKKAFILTGKSLATKTKLIERVEHILSCKGYYSGETYFDIGEHAPVAGIREAVQRIKRSNADVIIAVGGGSPIDAAKAVSFYRHEQEYGQESARSGTTSADLFIPTIAVPTTLSVAETTQNAGFKSDQGHKIGVSSKNLVPRAVIYDAELTLDTPERLWLSTGIRALDHAIEYLYRPDTHPLLRPSVQSAIRHLFTYLPLCKADPQNVDVRQKLQLSSFNSLWPEARTGALGLSHGLGHKLGATYAIPHGITSCITLGATVRFVANWKHTPVSHLENLADTLAFIPAPYNPTPAPLGNSVATDAKDVCEQELKTLRQNATLVGDAVQRLVDDLGLHTTLKECGLRPEETDVVATKITGDHHKGGEYWNGVKAILDSVYQ; encoded by the coding sequence ATGGCCACATCTCCGGTCGCTGGTGTTTACCACAACACGCTCCTGCAAGCGGTCTACTTTGGGCctggctcgctcgctacctcgcttgctgctgcgatcgaggcgctgAATCTCAAGAACAAGAAAGCGTTTATACTGACAGGCAAGAGTCTGGccaccaagaccaagctgatcgagcgtgttgagcaTATTCTCTCGTGCAAAGGCTACTACAGTGGCGAGACGTATTTTGACATTGGAGAGCATGCGCCAGTAGCAGGTATACGGGAGGCAGTGCAACGTATCAAGCGATCGAATGCGGACGTGATTATCGCTGTGGGTGGCGGCTCGCCCATCGACGCTGCGAAAGCGGTCTCGTTCTACCGACATGAACAAGAATATGGGCAAGAGAGCGCCAGAAGTGGGACGACTAGTGCGGATCTGTTCATCCCAACGATTGCGGTGCCTACGACGCTTTCGGTAGCAGAGACCACGCAGAACGCCGGGTTCAAGTCGGACCAAGGACACAAGATCGGCGTCTCGTCCAAGAACCTCGTCCCTCGTGCTGTTATCTATGATGCTGAGCTGACACTGGATACGCCAGAACGTCTGTGGTTGTCCACGGGCATCCGTGCGCTGGATCATGCGATCGAGTACCTGTATCGACCCGACACGCATCCTTTGTTGCGTCCCAGCGTCCAATCGGCAATCCGTCATCTGTTCACCTACTTGCCACTGTGCAAGGCGGATCCTCAAAACGTCGACGTCAGGCAAAAACTTCAATTATCCTCTTTCAACTCTCTGTGGCCCGAGGCGAGGACGGGTGCGCTCGGACTATCGCATGGCCTCGGTCACAAGCTCGGCGCCACTTACGCCATCCCACACGGCATCACGAGCTGCATCACTCTCGGCGCCACGGTCCGCTTTGTCGCCAACTGGAAGCATACACCAGTCTCGCACCTTGAGAACCTGGCAGATACGCTTGCGTTCATTCCTGCGCCATACAACCCGACTCCCGCTCCGCTCGGCAACAGCGTGGCTACCGATGCCAAAGACGTATGCGAGCAAGAGCTCAAGACGTTGCGCCAAAACGCGACGCTGGTTGGCGACGCAGTGCAGaggctcgtcgacgatcttggACTGCATACCACACTCAAGGAATGCGGACTGCGTCCCGAAGAGACCGACGTGGTGGCAACAAAGATAACAGGAGACCATCACAAGGGGGGCGAGTATTGGAACGGCGTCAAAGCAATCCTCGACAGTGTGTATCAGTGA